AAATTATATGAATcaaatttccaatttttataatttaggatAATTTAAATGGCAATTTAATGATGATAAGACGAAACATACAGTGGACTAAATGCAATGTTGTTCACAGATGCCAAATGATGCTGACCATCCTTTGATTTTGGATGACACCGGAACGTATATCTGTCAGAGTTTGATATAGCAAATTATTAGAACATGTGGCTGTTATTAACGAGAATTTGCAAACTTCCAACatcaaaaattttgatttaagttaaaaacaaatttagtttTGAGAGGATACTTATTTGAACTTCAATActtaaaaactataacaaagAATGAATGAAGTAAATATAAAATGCAATTGACTTGTAAGAGAAAATCAGTCTAGGGCTAAAAAAGAAACACATACACACACGTTGATAGTTTTGTAATTATGATAAATTACTAATAAATGCAACTGGCTAGGTATGcctaataattatatttgagaCCAGAGCATGGTTTATAGGTcacataaaacaaacaaaaaaaaaacctttctCGTGTCTTTAATCCATAATTTAGAATTATTAACAAAACCATGCTTTGTGTGTGCAATAGGCCTTGTATGTTGTGCATTTGAAAATCAACAGCATAACATACATTGTGCTGCTGTTTAACAAAATTGTAGATAGAATTCTAAGACAAAACCCTTGAGTCAACAAGATCCTTGACGTTCAGCAAGTGAGCAAGTTCTTTTGTGGGCAACAACAGGAAAAAGGGAAAAAGGAGAGGCAAATATAATgcacctaatttttttgggaaGAGGGAGAGAGGTTGTGTTAAATATGCATACGTGAAATGGAAACAGACCCAATGTCATTCGAATTTGATGAATTAGAAACCTGCAACGCAACCCGTCCATCCACTGATCCAACTGCAAATCCTGCAAGAAAATCAGACTTAGAAATTGCCTGAATCCCTGAACTCAGACTTCTTGGTGTCTATGAACAAAACGATTAGTAATTTTAAATCCCACATAGTATCGGGAAACCCAAGTAACTAAAAATAAGATTAGACTTTGAAAAAGTTCTCAAGGTGGTTTAGAAAGAATAAAAGCAATGCTATTTGCTTAAGCTGTATGTTTCCAGTTTGAACTATCACAAAAGCTTAAGCTGTTAGGTAAAACACATTAGTGATCTATATTAAATTTCCAACACGCCTCCACATGCAAGAGCGTTTTATATTTGAACTGTAGACCATACTTTTTTGTTAGAAGAATAGGGGTAGCAGCGGATAAACTCTAGACCTTGTGAAGCTTAGAAATCCATCTTGTGGCCCAATATTAGGTTAACAATAGGCTCTTTAGAATTGAGAGTCCAGGGCTTAACTTAACCCCAAAAACTAGCTAAAGGAGGGAGGGGGTTGTCAAATCTTAATAGCAACATGTTCCAAGGTTGACAAAATAAAGTAAGACAGAATTGATGGCACATACCTTCTGCATACGGAATTGAACTGACACATCTTAATTGTGTACCATTGCAAGGCTCCATTGACAGATTTGGTTTGTCGAAGTTACGTAAATCATAAACATGGACAGATGCTCCAATGCCTACAGTAACCATAAACCCCGAGACAGACATGGAGTCAATCTCTGCATCTAGACTCATCGACAACGAAAAAGCTTTCTTTGTACGAATGTCCCATGATAATAACTTCTTGTCAAATCCAGAAGTAATTAGCAGACCTGCAACAATCATGATAATATGAACTTTACAGGGACATAATAAAACATGGTCTTGATATACCTTTCATTTGCCTAAAACCAACAtccaaacaatttttatttttatatacttttaagAATATGATTTGGAATGAAACATTATAAGACAAAATGACATGTAATGTACAAGTACAACTGGAAAAAAGTGCATTAGTACAATAGAAATACAAATATACTACATTTATGATATGGCAAGTGGAATCATTTATTAAACTAGAGCTTTGAGTtgcaattttcctttttatttcatttgtgctCCCTATTCAGAATTTATTAATCATcgtgtttttaaaatatatccCAAAGCTTGAGAAGTAGTCAAATGTTTATGCTAAAGGTTGAGAAGTGATCCTTAGAATGCAGATATTTAAACACAAAACACCAAGGATCGTAACAAAGCTTAACTTCTAAAATTAACATCTAAAACGTATTAGGttattcatgaaaattgaaaaaatggaagaaaccATGCAGAGAAGGAATTATCTTGTGTGGATAAGAGTAGTAGGAAAGATAGGAAGAGCAGAGGAATCACGTATATGAATTGCCAATATATCCTTTCAATTcaatatcatattaaaaaatacaaaacaaaacattaaccAAAGCATTTCCCACTAGCAGGGGTTGACTCCTATCCAACCACAAATCAAGACCAATAATAGATCACTTAAATATTAATCTTTCTTAATAGCTTGACCTATATTTTTTCTTGGTTTTCCTCTACCGCTAGTTATGGAATTGTCCTTCATAGTTCGTATTGTCTACTCTGCTTATCAGTGCTTCTACACAAGTCTTCTCTATACATCCCAAACCCCTTTAAGactgttgaaatttggggcctaactcattcttacaaaaccaacttgtaaggtgaggattgtctcctttttataaacttttctcaagagtcttgactatccgatgtgggacttgggtttttcccaatacacccccctcacgcccagcactttttgggcttggtgcgtgaataAGTTTAGGcggcccttgaattcgacaagctccgataccatgttgaaatttggggcctaactcattcttacaaaaccagcttgtaaggtgaggattgtctcctttttataaacttttctcaagagtcttgactatccgatgtgggacttgggtttttcccaataaagACAAGACTCTACCATCTTTTCTATAATGTGATCTACCCTAACATTCTCTCTAATAATTGTTTTCATAATCATATCGCATCTTCTGTGTCCATTCATCCAACAAATggaacaaataaaaacaaggaGCAAGGATTAGGTAAGTAACTTACATGTTTCATTGGAATATCCAATACATGTTGCCATGTCATCGTGACTACCCATTGGGTCAACAATTCCAGAATGCAAGTCATACCTATAAATTTCAGCTTAACAGGAGTCAAAAACAAACTAAAGAAACTGTAAAACATGCATCATGATTACTACAAAATTGGACATCTTTTATCTATCTATTactacaaaatttgaaaaaaatgctGTTAGGGCTTGTGAGGCAGCCCTAGCACATGGGGATTTGGGGGTGTTCTTCTTCGAGTGGGGGCTTCTTGGCCCACAACATGCGGCTAGGGTTAACGGTTAAGTCTTTTGGGTAAACATAAATTCCAAcatgttttttatattgttattgCTAATGAAATGACATTGATTTGTCTTCACGATGTTAGTTCGACTGAGTTCAAAATCAACTAGAACAATTGTAAAACAATCATTAATGTCGGTTTaatgaataataatttatccctcaatttaaatataataacaTAGATTTGCTTGCCCCTTTCAACGAAAATTTGACCATTTCAGTAAAATAAAtgtcataataaataaataaataacaagaaagagagagaaagatgaaAACCTTCGAATGAATCCATCAGAAGCAACAGAGAAAGCAACGGAATCATCCTCAGAGAAACAACAATCAAGAAGAGAAGCTTCTGAATTAGCTTCTAATCTAACCACAGAAGCGTCGAAATCGTACAAACGAAGATTctgaaaatcaattcaattcagTAAAGTGAGATCAAAAATActcaaataacaataaataataaaaaataaaaataaaaaagataaacgaAACTTACAGTGTCCCAAGATGAAATGAGAAGGTTGTTAGAATTAGGCCCAaattgaattctggaaattgcATCACCGATTGGAATTGACAGTATCTTCGATTTCGATGAGCTATTTTTTGTGTTCATTTTTGTTTGCAGTGAACAATGTTGTtgtgatttgaatttgaaacaaTGTGTTCTTCGcggtttgtgttttttttattgtgttttgtaTATGGAAGTTTTATGCGCAGATAATTAAGTTTGTGTTGTACGGATAACATCATGTGGATCCGTGGCGCAATGGTAGCGCGTCTGACTCCAGATCAGAAGGTTGCGTGTTCGATTCACGTCGGGTTCAATTCCCTTGGAAATccacatcttttttttttattttgttcgaTTTTAATAGATGTAACCGTTGACATGTTAGTTAGGGTTACTGGCTTACTTATACCCTCTCTTCTCTGCTTGTtgtaagaaaatattatttctcttcaatgtccaaaaaataaatataatctctTCAAACACTTGAAAAGTATTATCATTTCATTTAGAGGTGCCCCATAAACATGAACGAAAGGGGTGCTCGATCAGTGCACCATTTTTTTAGGAGTACCaaaattattacttttactTAATAGTTAGTATTGCACAACTTTATTGATTTGTTCATGGCATCAAAAATCTTAAGATCGACATTGACTTCACTAATAATCTAACTTGCATGTTGGGaatataaaagtatttttttactcaaatgaTGAGATAACTCACTAAGTGAAAATATATAAGAGCATCTCCAACCCTAGAACaagatttgtgttcttgagatTTTTTTGTGGGACCAAAGATGCCAAGTAGGATTTAAGAACACTATTTGAGTTTTACTCCAATGTAAAGAACAATATAAGTGTTCTTAATGTATTTCAGTCCTAGAACGTGTTCTTCCTGCAGAACCGTTCTCCAGCCAAGCTAACACGTCACTGTTCTCCAACGCTTAAGAATAACAAGAACAGTTCTTGCTTGTTCTTATTTTCACGATCATGACCCCCAACGATTCTTTCTGATATATTTGTTACCATTTTGCAACATACCTTCTTGTCTTGCTTTGTAAATTAATATTTCCATATTCAGTTATACACATAGATTAAGCGATCGTTCTGTTAAGATATCCTTCATTCTGAACGAATTGATATAGATACAACATATGAGTTTTTCTTCTCAGCTCTTCCATTTTTCTTCATAGGGCAAATATAGATCACATGGCTCCTGGGCTTGTTTAGTTTTTTGCTCCTCTCGAAAGTTGGTGCCAGATTCGAAGAGTTCAGCAAGGTCGAAGAGCAAACTTGCAACTAACTGACCTCTCAGGAAACCGCTGTAAGATACAAGGTATGGTAATGTTACTTAAGGAATGTCAAGGTCTTTGCAGCTGTTTGCTTAACCCAAACAAGATTAAGCACATAGATTCTTCTTGGTTTGAGTGGAGCATCAATGGCTTTGGCTAGCTAGGGAGAATCCATGATTTTATTCTAACTAATATGCTCAGGCTTAAACTATCAGCTCCCTTACAATGGCCAGTGAGAATGAACTACAAACTCCATTTATAATAATGATTCATACAACAAGCAACAAAATCCTATCATAAAGTTAAAAACAGTGCATCAAACCAGACTAACAGATAAAAGGTGTTACAAAATTTCTCATTAAAATCGAGTCACCCACCCTAACGGAAGCTTCAATTTGCAAATATATATACAGCACTCCAAATTGGCTTCATCGGTAAGGGTTTCAAACACTGCCTTCTGGCAAAGAAGTCAACATTCAAGACcttttatttcaaaatcaagACGTTTCATCCTGAACATAGAAATCAAATCTAACATCAACAGAACCTGAAATATCTCCGGTGTCCTTATACTCAATATTTGTTATTGTCCCAGTTTCATCCACCACTTGATATTCTGGTTTAACCCGCCGTACGGGCACTGTAACAGAGTAAATGGTTCCAATATCTGTATCTGCAGAGACACTCAACTGAACTTTATCTTGTGATTCTATTTCCACAAAATCTGATAGAGCACGCACAATGTTGCTAACTATTTTTTGCTTTGCCTCATCACTTACTTCACATCGATCAGAGAACAAAATCATCTTCAAACGTTGCTTGGCAATCCTAGCAACAGAGCTTTTCTTAGACACTGCTGATGGGAAAACTATCTTCCAAGCCAAATTTAAACGCTCAAAGAAACTCATATTAACAGCATCAAGGAGAAAGTTCTCGGCTTCTTGGCTACCTGACTTTGATGAAAAATTAGAACCTCCAAGGACTGCAAAAACAGGCTTGTGATAGCCACGCATATTGCTTCGTACAGTTGTCATGGTGGAACGTTTTGGGGTGAATCCAGATATGCAGGACCCTCCATTTAAGAAACAATGAAAATCGACCTGTTAGACAGAAAAATTAAGAGATTAACAAGGCATTTTCAACATTTTGTAAATCTTGTAAGGATTTTAAGTAAACTTTCGCATctataaaaaatgtaacatttaAGAAGTCCAGCCACAAGCATCTAAATTAAATATCTCAAcgataaatatgataaaagatCATTTTATACAACCTTTTCCACTATACTGAATATCAAAAAGGAAAACAGCTGTATCACATCCTCTTTTAGCAACTGGTCAGCACAAAATGGAAAAATGCTACACATATATTTTCTCCAATTTCTCTAAGGCAAAAACTTTATAACAATAGATAACACATATTTCCAATCAAATGGAATATAGTGGAAAAACAATTATGCACTCCACTGATACTTTGGTCTAGAGGGACACGAAATAGAGTTGCAAATCACTCTCCCCCCATAAAATATGACATGTTTGACTATTTCGCACAAATCAACAAAATGTATAAATTAAAGACAAAGAATAGTACTTATATTGTATTATCCTTATCATGTATAGGTGTATTTATCATCGCCGTTGATGCAAAGTAGAAGGTATTGAATTGGGAGTggtatatttaattaatgtgacCTTCAAAATTGAAAGCGTCAATTATTTTAGGACAACCTTTGAAACTAACTTATTCTGGGACAAATTTCTTTTGCAAATAGGCCAATTATTATTGGACATAGTGAGTAATGAATTGTGGTAAATCAACAATCCTTATAAACTGTAGACAATAACATAACAGCTCATTAAAACTATGAGACCTCATTCCCCTTCATTTTATTACTCAAACATGTGATATAATTTTCAAGGACTTCTGTCATCCGAAAATACATCTATAACAAAAAGCACCACGGTTTCAGTACATGTTTGAATTGATAGTGAGTTTAACAGAATAACAATCCGCTaccaaaattttaacaaaaactacACTTTGAAGTTTCAACAAAAATCACAGTCCCACGATAATTTCTCCAAACTCGCCATAAATATAAGCTTAAAATATGGTTTAATGAGCAACATTTatccaaaatttcaattaatgtaatcacaatttaaaacataatgaaGCACAAATACTCCTTGGATTAGGATGTCCCGGTGTCAGATACATATTGAATATATTGAATCTGACACCGACgcatataattataattaacttaaattatgtcattttctcaaattattatcggtgttgACATTCTGGTGTCTGGTGTCTAAGTTGTTGCTTCATAGAATATCATGCTAATTGCCAAACCAAACTAAATACATACATAAATTCCAACATTTCTGAACTagaaattaaagtaaaagagtcgaattttcttcttcaacaccactattaaaacaacacaaacattaattttcattttttctattaCACATTCTTAATAATTAACACTACACAGTAAAATCTAAAACAGCGCCATCAatttgaaagtaaaaatataagctcgaattaaaaattaaaattgaaaccctaattagagaaaaagaaaaggaacgATACCTTTGGAGGAATAAAAGAAGTGGTTGGAAGAAGAGGGTGTGAGCGATGGAGTGGAAGAGTTGCAGTGACTCTAATGTCGCCGGAAATCGCCATTGTTGATAGCTTCGGATTTCCCAACGGATTTTCAGTGCTTCTGTTCACTGTTGTTGCAAGTAGTGTACCCTATTTGCCCCTCAATCACCACTTCAGTACGTCGTCGTTTTACCGTTTTCCAAAAGAGTTGGGCACtgtcctctcaaaaaaaataaaaataaaaagtaaagatTAAATAATGGGATAATACTTAATAGTCATTTATGTCCCCTCAACAAGTAATTGCAATAGTTCATCaatgtttcaaaatttaaaataattcttaATTGTGCACGCAACACACTTTTAGTTGAAATAGTCTTGACGctaaaataatatatcaatattCAAAATAACTCTTTTCATATAAATACTAAAAATGACAATGAGTGAGTACTTATAAAGACCGATATGATAATAAGTAAGTGTATTGAAGAATtaatataacaatattaatgaaacattttaacatTAGGGACTATTATCCCATTATAGAATACCGTGAATTCTAGAATGGATGACTCACCTAAGTCTCTCACATGTGCACTACGTCCTTCCTAACATCTATTAGTTCCTAATAACACATGGTAAACACAAAATTGCCCCCAGCATAGTTAATTACCATTGGTATATCTAGcaacagttaactaccgctgcgTTCGTTACATATTCAAGTCAGGACCCAGCTTCCAGCCACCCTTTcaatactctctctctctaaaaatttcaattttcactctctctctttaaaaaaactctaccaaatcatccaaattTTTGCCACTAAATCACAATTAAGTAATCATTTAGGCTATTATCATAAATTTTAGTTGgtatatatgtttataattttagttgtagtttaatttttaaattttgatttatttttttaatagcgTTATGTTATAGATCTGAAATGCTATTAACAAATATTATGAATATTTGTTATAATCGAGTTATAttgcttaaatttatattttttttttcaagttttataaaaaaaattgggttttttagggtttgtgtataatttgcactccaaatgtttgatgaaatgtttgaatgaatttttcattgattgtttaatttttttattgtatagGTATGTTTGAAACAATGGCCGATTTTTTCAGTGTTTGCATACGCTTCAACGGTGGAAATCCTTAGATGTTCAAGGTTCGGTACATTAATGTCACGTTAAAAGGTCTCAAGGATCAACTAGATGAAATCAACCAAAGACTCAACCCCGGAGACACGAGAAGGGTGAAATACATTTGGTATGAACGTTTAACGTTGGACGACGGGAGAATAACGTTCATTCTGCTAGAGTTAAAGAACGGCGACGACGTGAGGAGTATGTTCTCGATTTTTTGGCAGCACAACATGGTTCCGATGATCGATATGTTTGTCACGTTGcagagatcaactgaagatattctcaacagtttgattccgccagaagatcgtgaTTAGGTAGGGAatgcaccttccaactacaacaattgtcttacttgTGAAATTGGATAAGGTCAACCTGTTAAACAACAGCTCTCAAGCATTCACCCGAAAGTTTTATTGTGCCTTTCAAAAGATTAAGTTCTTGTTAGTTTGTTGAAGATGTTGGTATTGGAGTGTCAAAATATTAAGAGACCATGTATTATGCAGAATCAGCTATATAAGTTATGATATTGAATTCCTTCATATAAGATGAGTGTCAcagaatgcacctcattctctATGTGATTACTCGTCTTATATGAGGGAAATCGATGTGATAACATATGTAGCTGATTCTGCGTGATACATGTTGTGTTCTCTTAATCttttgacacttcaataccaacatcttcaacaaactaacaagaatttaatcttttgaatgagACAATAAAACTTCCAGGTGAATGCTTGAGAGCTGTTGTTTAGCAGGTTTGAATTTGTCCAATTTCAGAGGTAAGACAGTTGTTGCACCACATATCTCTACCCGGATGTAATGTAATGATAGGACATATTTAGGAACtttatgtaatgtaatgtaatgtaacttttattcgaatttatttaatatgcaactttattcgaatttatttaatacgcaatttttattcgaattcacgttGTGTTTAATTagtctttttttgaatttatttattttttaatacacaatttttattcggatttatttattccatatacaatcataaaataaatgcaaaaataaaggAACAAAAGTAATAGGtataaaatctcattttattaatattatgatACATTCATGatggggtaaaactaaatctgaGTTAAAAAAAACCACCAGAAAACGATATAAAAAGAATCTTAGAGAACACCTCAAATTGAACCTAGAACTTCCGGATACTCTTCTCCAAGATACTCATACAAGACAACATCAAGAAGACCCATCAATTGTTCCTCATGGCACTGCTACATGACAACATCAATTCTCGAATTGTGCCTCACCTCTGCACTCTTATTGTTTAACCTCCACTTgggttaaaacaaaaaaaaaaatcacaaaccataaaccctaaatCCTGGGGTAAAACCAATTCAAAGAAACCTcttgaaattttcaaattttcaaagatGCCTCTTTCAATGAAAGGCCAAGGATGAAAAAAACAACATTGTTGTtgttagagctgtcaaaacgggccgggccgtgtgggccggcccgtttagcccgattaattatagggcttgggtcttaaatattgagcccgaattttaatatggttttttagcccggccctaaaaagcccgctacccgttagggctagcccgaacgggCCGAGGGTAGCCcgctagcccgcataacaaataaaaacctataaatgttatatattttgcaaataattctttacttagttgattatcaaagtaataaataaaagtgaaaattcaatgaattaacacaaatatacatgtaatataaaattatatttacctgtttcgttatttataattttaaagatcgaaaatataaatatctataaccataacgtatctaatttatttaaaattgttttcctcgccgttttagtttacgacgtttgtacaaaaatgtttacaatttatttttgttctaggaattatttaaacatattaaaaatattatttataaaaaaaaattatatgagtattttatagtaatttttttataaaaaaaataaataaaataaaattaatacgggcctgcccgtgtagggccggacttgggtagtatatttcaagcccgttttttcaaccgggctttttggcccggtccgataaagcccgaagcccATTAGGGCCGGgtcgcccgttttgacagctctagttgttgtagaaggaagaggaGGAAGGAGAGTGAGGAGGAGAGAATGTGAGATGATGGTATGAGGAAATGGTGAAGGTTGGGAGAGTATTAATAGGgggtttaattaaaaaaatgttgaaagaagAGGTTgaatgatagaaaaaaaaaggttgaatGTAAGTTGTTGCATTCCCGGAACAAACACAAccgtagttaactaccgctaatGTATTTTCGAATTTTCCATgtgttattaatattttttatgtcagaaaagcaattttcaagaCAAATAAGTCC
Above is a genomic segment from Medicago truncatula cultivar Jemalong A17 chromosome 5, MtrunA17r5.0-ANR, whole genome shotgun sequence containing:
- the LOC11412811 gene encoding mitotic checkpoint protein BUB3.3 isoform X1, translating into MNTKNSSSKSKILSIPIGDAISRIQFGPNSNNLLISSWDTNLRLYDFDASVVRLEANSEASLLDCCFSEDDSVAFSVASDGFIRRYDLHSGIVDPMGSHDDMATCIGYSNETCLLITSGFDKKLLSWDIRTKKAFSLSMSLDAEIDSMSVSGFMVTVGIGASVHVYDLRNFDKPNLSMEPCNGTQLRCVSSIPYAEGFAVGSVDGRVALQVSNSSNSNDIGYTFRCHPKSKDGQHHLASVNNIAFSPLMSGAFVTGDDEGYATIWDARSRKRLIEFPRYSNSVASLSYNHSGQLLAVASSYTFQEAKEIDCIACSLLLTELSLLKCLYIKWTTLISDQVLLEGKLKHW
- the LOC11412811 gene encoding mitotic checkpoint protein BUB3.3 isoform X2; the encoded protein is MNTKNSSSKSKILSIPIGDAISRIQFGPNSNNLLISSWDTNLRLYDFDASVVRLEANSEASLLDCCFSEDDSVAFSVASDGFIRRYDLHSGIVDPMGSHDDMATCIGYSNETCLLITSGFDKKLLSWDIRTKKAFSLSMSLDAEIDSMSVSGFMVTVGIGASVHVYDLRNFDKPNLSMEPCNGTQLRCVSSIPYAEGFAVGSVDGRVALQVSNSSNSNDIGYTFRCHPKSKDGQHHLASVNNIAFSPLMSGAFVTGDDEGYATIWDARSRKRLIEFPRYSNSVASLSYNHSGQLLAVASSYTFQEAKEIVEPPQVFIHKVDNIDIGSSSARRKT
- the LOC11429369 gene encoding cell division topological specificity factor homolog, chloroplastic → MAISGDIRVTATLPLHRSHPLLPTTSFIPPKVDFHCFLNGGSCISGFTPKRSTMTTVRSNMRGYHKPVFAVLGGSNFSSKSGSQEAENFLLDAVNMSFFERLNLAWKIVFPSAVSKKSSVARIAKQRLKMILFSDRCEVSDEAKQKIVSNIVRALSDFVEIESQDKVQLSVSADTDIGTIYSVTVPVRRVKPEYQVVDETGTITNIEYKDTGDISGSVDVRFDFYVQDETS